One genomic window of Halogeometricum sp. S3BR5-2 includes the following:
- a CDS encoding site-2 protease family protein, with protein sequence MDPGDSEERPPVEALRSVFTLRETRRDGEHVLFYGESLVPERMLVREVWPAFRDAGYEIHVTNAPSGGEDVVVARPVTPGVDGVPWKNVALFLATVVSTMLVGALMWYHVPFAEIRANPLAVLRAWPFTAAVLGVLTTHELGHYVASRYHGVDVSLPYLVPFIFPFGTMGAIIQMRGQMPDRKALFDIGVAGPLAGLVATVVVTAVGLSLAPVSVPESLVREGGRVIVFNNPPLLDLIAAALNRPTEYTDPTMAVHPVVIGGWVGMFFTVLNLLPVGQLDGGHIVRAMFGEAQERIAAVVPLVLFGLAAYLHYVRQYTLNESVGLWAFWGLLSLAIAYRGPANPVDDSPIGTPRMALGVLTFAFGALCFLLVPIEITTL encoded by the coding sequence ATGGATCCTGGCGATTCGGAGGAACGCCCGCCGGTCGAGGCCCTCCGGTCGGTTTTTACCCTCCGCGAGACCCGTCGCGACGGCGAACACGTCCTCTTCTACGGCGAGTCGCTGGTGCCGGAGCGTATGCTCGTCCGAGAGGTGTGGCCGGCGTTCCGGGACGCGGGGTACGAGATACACGTCACGAACGCGCCGTCGGGCGGCGAGGACGTCGTCGTCGCCCGACCCGTGACGCCCGGCGTCGACGGCGTCCCGTGGAAGAACGTCGCGCTCTTTCTCGCCACCGTCGTCTCGACGATGCTCGTCGGGGCGCTCATGTGGTACCACGTCCCGTTCGCCGAGATACGGGCGAACCCCCTCGCCGTCCTTCGAGCGTGGCCGTTCACCGCCGCCGTCCTCGGGGTGCTGACGACGCACGAACTCGGTCACTACGTCGCCAGCCGCTACCACGGCGTCGACGTCTCGCTGCCGTATCTGGTCCCGTTCATCTTCCCGTTCGGGACGATGGGCGCCATCATCCAGATGCGCGGGCAGATGCCCGACCGGAAGGCGCTGTTCGACATCGGCGTCGCCGGCCCCCTCGCCGGTCTGGTCGCCACCGTCGTCGTCACCGCCGTCGGCCTCTCGCTGGCCCCGGTGAGCGTCCCCGAGTCGCTGGTGCGCGAGGGCGGACGCGTCATCGTCTTCAACAACCCGCCGCTGTTGGACCTCATCGCCGCGGCGCTGAACCGGCCGACGGAGTACACCGACCCGACGATGGCCGTCCACCCCGTGGTCATCGGCGGGTGGGTCGGGATGTTCTTCACCGTCCTGAACCTCCTGCCGGTGGGCCAACTCGACGGCGGCCACATCGTCCGCGCGATGTTCGGCGAGGCACAGGAGCGAATCGCGGCCGTCGTCCCCCTCGTCCTGTTCGGCCTCGCCGCCTACCTCCACTACGTCCGCCAGTACACCCTCAACGAATCGGTCGGCCTGTGGGCGTTCTGGGGGCTGCTCTCACTCGCCATCGCCTACCGCGGCCCGGCGAACCCCGTCGACGACTCGCCCATCGGCACCCCGCGGATGGCGCTGGGCGTCCTCACGTTCGCGTTCGGCGCGCTCTGCTTCCTGCTCGTGCCCATCGAGATAACGACGCTGTGA
- a CDS encoding GHMP kinase, protein MPTAYAPGSVTTVFAPREDGEGSFGVSFAVADGVRATVEPAAETAVRLDGEATDFEPVEGVLDSLGVAAAVELDAEIPVGRGFGASGAATLATTLAADAAFELDLSREEAVGAAHRAEVAAGTGLGDVFVQDRAGLAWNAGGGGGRNRVERDDRIEYVSTGGIATESVLGDEASMARVADAGTDALAMFDPEDPLEEWFGTAWAFARRTGLPTPAVEEAVGRVAEAGGAATMAMVGETVLAAGVEGVLPEATRITNEGARLLERT, encoded by the coding sequence ATGCCGACAGCCTACGCGCCGGGAAGCGTCACCACCGTCTTCGCCCCGCGAGAGGACGGCGAAGGCTCCTTCGGCGTCAGTTTCGCCGTGGCGGACGGCGTCCGCGCGACGGTCGAACCGGCCGCCGAGACGGCCGTCCGACTCGACGGAGAGGCGACCGACTTCGAACCGGTCGAGGGCGTCCTCGACTCGTTGGGCGTCGCGGCGGCGGTGGAACTCGACGCCGAGATTCCCGTCGGACGGGGGTTCGGCGCCAGCGGCGCCGCCACGCTGGCGACGACCCTCGCCGCCGACGCCGCCTTCGAGTTGGACCTCTCGCGCGAGGAAGCCGTCGGCGCCGCCCACCGCGCGGAAGTCGCCGCCGGCACCGGTCTCGGCGACGTGTTCGTGCAGGACCGCGCGGGTCTCGCGTGGAACGCCGGCGGCGGGGGCGGGCGGAACCGCGTCGAGCGGGACGACCGAATCGAGTACGTCTCGACGGGCGGCATCGCCACCGAGTCCGTCCTCGGCGACGAGGCGTCGATGGCGCGGGTCGCCGACGCCGGGACCGACGCCCTCGCGATGTTCGACCCCGAGGACCCGTTGGAGGAGTGGTTCGGGACGGCGTGGGCGTTCGCCCGGCGGACGGGTCTGCCGACGCCCGCCGTCGAAGAGGCGGTGGGACGGGTCGCCGAGGCGGGCGGCGCCGCGACGATGGCGATGGTCGGCGAGACGGTTCTCGCGGCGGGCGTCGAGGGCGTCCTCCCCGAGGCGACGCGCATCACGAACGAGGGTGCACGCCTCCTGGAGCGAACGTAA
- the lysS gene encoding lysine--tRNA ligase has protein sequence MSDDSTHHGDVDAPDDAGVPDATRDGESDEHRAFWADSVADEIEARDPEEPIVIKGGVSPSGVAHLGNFNEIMRGYFVAEVLRERGREVRQVFTSDDKDPLRKLPRKLADSDGNIVGLGDVDAGALGRNLGKPYTAIPDPFGEADSYAAHFADLLKADADRLGVPVEMISNTELYADGTFDPVVRRVLSDVENAREVLSEYQRKVDEDYVPFNPVCEECGKITETVTEIDLDAETVEYVCTDLTVGDETIDGCGHEGTASFREGKLPWRFEWPGQWQVLGVDFEPFGKDHAEGSWPSGEDIARNVLGIEPPVPMTYEWFTLNGEALSSSAGNIVTVPEILEILEPEVLRYFFALDPRKARNLDLSRLDQLVDDFDRFERAYFGDVEDETLTAFAERAYPFVVDEVREDRVRLPYTFAAVLGMTDDREVRVEMARNEGHFTEDTPEWAIEEALERVEKARAWAERMDNAYNYRLQVELPDVHLESDVEAALDELADFVEAGHGGEEIQGEIYETAKRRDLEVGDLFGAGYRLFFDQPQGPRLGEFLGDLDRTFVVKRLRREE, from the coding sequence ATGAGCGACGACTCCACTCACCACGGCGACGTCGACGCACCGGACGACGCCGGCGTCCCCGACGCGACGAGAGACGGCGAGAGCGACGAGCACCGCGCGTTCTGGGCCGACAGCGTCGCCGACGAGATAGAGGCGCGCGACCCGGAGGAGCCGATAGTCATCAAGGGCGGCGTCTCCCCCTCGGGCGTCGCTCACCTCGGCAACTTCAACGAGATCATGCGCGGCTACTTCGTCGCCGAGGTGCTCCGCGAACGCGGCCGCGAGGTCCGACAGGTGTTCACGAGCGACGACAAGGACCCGCTCCGAAAGCTCCCCCGAAAACTCGCGGATTCGGACGGCAACATCGTCGGCCTCGGCGACGTCGACGCCGGCGCCCTCGGGCGCAACCTCGGCAAGCCGTACACCGCCATCCCGGACCCCTTCGGGGAGGCCGACTCCTACGCCGCCCACTTCGCGGACCTGCTGAAGGCCGACGCCGACCGACTCGGCGTCCCCGTCGAGATGATATCCAACACCGAGTTGTACGCCGACGGAACCTTCGACCCCGTCGTCCGGCGCGTGCTCTCGGACGTCGAGAACGCCCGCGAGGTGCTGAGCGAGTACCAGCGGAAGGTCGACGAGGACTACGTTCCCTTCAATCCCGTCTGCGAGGAGTGTGGGAAGATAACCGAGACGGTCACGGAGATAGACCTCGACGCGGAGACGGTCGAGTACGTCTGCACGGACCTCACCGTCGGAGACGAGACCATCGACGGGTGCGGTCACGAGGGTACCGCCTCGTTCAGGGAGGGAAAACTCCCGTGGCGCTTCGAGTGGCCCGGCCAGTGGCAGGTGCTCGGCGTCGACTTCGAGCCCTTCGGCAAGGACCACGCCGAGGGGTCGTGGCCCTCGGGCGAGGACATCGCGCGCAACGTCCTCGGAATCGAGCCTCCCGTCCCGATGACCTACGAGTGGTTCACGCTGAACGGCGAGGCGCTCTCCTCCTCCGCGGGCAACATCGTCACCGTCCCGGAGATTCTGGAGATTCTGGAGCCCGAAGTCCTGCGGTACTTCTTCGCCCTGGACCCGCGGAAGGCGCGCAACCTCGACCTCTCCCGACTGGACCAACTGGTCGACGACTTCGACCGCTTCGAACGCGCGTACTTCGGCGACGTCGAGGACGAGACGCTCACCGCCTTTGCCGAACGCGCGTACCCGTTCGTGGTCGACGAGGTACGCGAGGACCGGGTGCGTCTCCCGTACACGTTCGCGGCCGTCCTCGGAATGACCGACGACCGGGAGGTGCGCGTCGAGATGGCGCGCAACGAGGGTCACTTCACCGAGGACACGCCCGAGTGGGCGATAGAAGAGGCGCTCGAACGCGTCGAGAAGGCGCGCGCGTGGGCCGAGCGGATGGACAATGCGTACAACTACCGCCTGCAGGTCGAACTGCCGGACGTCCACCTCGAATCGGACGTGGAGGCGGCGCTGGACGAACTCGCCGACTTCGTCGAGGCCGGCCACGGCGGCGAGGAGATTCAGGGGGAGATATACGAGACGGCCAAGCGGCGCGACCTGGAGGTGGGTGACCTGTTCGGCGCGGGCTACCGCCTGTTCTTCGACCAACCGCAGGGGCCGCGCCTCGGCGAGTTCCTCGGCGATTTGGACCGGACGTTCGTCGTGAAGCGACTCCGGCGCGAGGAGTAG
- a CDS encoding LURP-one-related/scramblase family protein yields the protein MFDGDHYEVRQKLRLGNKYRVYEGDEAILESAQKKFRLKEDFRFTDPDSGEERFRVKAGSILDIASAYDVVDSETGERIGSVRRSVMSFFKHEYELLGPDGDVVATVTEDNATMALARRHLTTLIPFNYDIVSPSGEKLGDVSESFSFRDTYSIDVTGDLDPRLAVVGMVVIDAIEEN from the coding sequence ATGTTCGACGGCGACCACTACGAGGTGCGGCAGAAGTTACGGCTCGGAAACAAGTATCGCGTCTACGAGGGCGACGAGGCGATTCTGGAGTCCGCACAGAAGAAGTTCCGCCTGAAGGAGGACTTCCGCTTTACCGACCCCGACTCGGGCGAGGAGCGGTTCCGCGTGAAGGCCGGGAGCATCCTCGACATCGCCTCGGCGTACGACGTCGTCGACTCGGAGACGGGCGAGCGAATCGGGTCGGTCAGGCGGAGCGTGATGTCCTTCTTCAAACACGAGTACGAACTGCTCGGACCGGACGGGGACGTCGTCGCGACGGTCACGGAGGACAACGCGACGATGGCGCTGGCGCGCAGACACCTCACGACGCTCATCCCGTTCAACTACGACATCGTCTCGCCCTCGGGGGAGAAACTGGGCGACGTGAGCGAATCGTTCTCCTTCCGGGATACGTACTCGATAGACGTCACGGGCGACCTCGACCCGCGACTCGCCGTCGTCGGGATGGTCGTCATCGACGCCATCGAGGAGAACTGA
- the pyrH gene encoding UMP kinase, with protein MRVVVSIGGSVLAPDLDARRVEGHAEVVERLAREGVELGAVVGGGGVARDYITAARNLGANEVQLDQIGIDVTRINARLLIAALGPKVDPKVAHDYEEAGDAIRRGDISVMGGIMPGQTTDAVAAALAEYVDADLLVYATSADGVFDADPSTDENATRYDELSASELVDVIAPLSRDAGASAPVDLLAAKLIERSRMRTIVLDGTDPERIERAVMRGDHSGTDIIPDGTDDEPSYWAQR; from the coding sequence ATGAGAGTCGTCGTTTCTATCGGAGGTAGCGTGCTCGCGCCGGACTTGGACGCTCGGCGCGTCGAGGGTCACGCCGAGGTCGTAGAGAGACTCGCCAGAGAGGGCGTCGAACTGGGTGCAGTCGTCGGCGGCGGCGGCGTCGCCCGCGACTACATCACCGCGGCGCGGAACCTCGGCGCCAACGAGGTGCAACTGGACCAGATCGGCATCGACGTGACGCGCATCAACGCGCGCCTGCTCATCGCCGCCCTCGGGCCGAAGGTGGACCCGAAGGTGGCGCACGACTACGAGGAGGCCGGCGACGCCATCCGCCGCGGCGACATCTCCGTGATGGGCGGCATCATGCCCGGCCAGACGACCGACGCCGTCGCCGCCGCCCTCGCGGAGTACGTCGACGCCGACCTGCTCGTCTACGCGACGAGCGCCGACGGCGTGTTCGACGCCGACCCGAGCACCGACGAGAACGCGACGCGCTACGACGAACTCTCCGCCTCCGAACTCGTCGACGTCATCGCGCCGCTGAGCCGCGACGCCGGCGCCTCGGCGCCCGTCGACCTCCTCGCCGCCAAACTCATCGAGCGCTCGCGGATGCGCACCATCGTCCTCGACGGGACGGACCCCGAGCGCATCGAACGGGCGGTGATGCGCGGCGACCACTCCGGAACCGACATCATCCCGGACGGCACCGACGACGAACCGAGCTACTGGGCGCAGCGATAG
- a CDS encoding PadR family transcriptional regulator, with protein sequence MRKSGPPKGLISYLVLELLAEKPRYGYEILKEINDISGGHWEPSYGSVYPILYKFEEEGWAARVEREEESDRKYFELTDAGREELEGKRRESGGKAGEFADIILGFYHVYVAFATDERFEVEAPEGAWRFDETFSSWIIEQLIRHHERDFGTFERIDETPEEFYEAQGIEFED encoded by the coding sequence ATGCGGAAGAGTGGCCCCCCGAAGGGACTCATCTCGTACCTCGTGCTCGAACTCCTGGCGGAGAAGCCGCGGTACGGCTACGAGATTCTGAAGGAGATAAACGACATCAGCGGCGGCCACTGGGAGCCCTCTTACGGTTCGGTGTACCCCATCCTCTACAAGTTCGAAGAGGAGGGGTGGGCCGCCAGAGTCGAACGCGAGGAGGAGTCCGACCGGAAGTACTTCGAACTCACCGACGCCGGCCGCGAGGAACTCGAAGGGAAGCGCCGGGAGTCGGGCGGAAAAGCCGGCGAGTTCGCCGACATCATCCTCGGGTTCTACCACGTCTACGTCGCCTTCGCCACCGACGAGCGCTTCGAGGTGGAGGCGCCCGAGGGGGCGTGGCGCTTCGACGAGACGTTCAGTTCGTGGATTATCGAACAGCTCATCCGTCACCACGAACGCGACTTCGGGACGTTCGAGCGAATCGACGAGACGCCCGAGGAGTTCTACGAGGCGCAGGGAATCGAGTTCGAGGACTGA
- a CDS encoding DUF7123 family protein, whose translation MSATANPSHDAANELSKEDRLKQYLQEKAQDGEMYFKSKFIADEVGLSPKEIGALMVKLTDSATELTIEKWSYTSATTWRVAPTA comes from the coding sequence ATGAGCGCAACCGCGAACCCCTCCCACGACGCCGCGAACGAACTCTCGAAGGAAGACCGTCTGAAGCAGTACCTTCAAGAGAAGGCACAGGACGGCGAGATGTACTTCAAGTCCAAGTTCATCGCGGACGAGGTCGGTCTCTCTCCGAAGGAGATCGGCGCGCTGATGGTGAAACTCACCGACTCCGCGACGGAACTCACCATCGAGAAGTGGTCGTACACGAGTGCGACGACGTGGCGCGTCGCCCCGACGGCGTAG
- a CDS encoding heme-binding protein translates to MPEAPPTDEGWYALHDFRTVDWDAWRDAPGRERDRAVGEGVEYLRAHEAVEDAAEGDSAVFSVLGHKADLLVVHFRPTLDDLSRAERQFERTALASYTEQTDSYVSVTEVSGYVSREYFEDEDADIDEGLRRYIEGKLTPEIPEDQYVSFYPMSKRRGETHNWYDLAFEKRAEMMSEHGDTGRDYAGKINQVIASSVGFDDYEWGVTLFAEDPADIKDIVYEMRFDEASSKYGEFGQFYVGRRFPPADLGAYLEGESVPTEGAGDSPHGSHPEGEPGHGHGSAHGHAHGDGPHDGGHGGAHGGGGGHAHGDAPHGESAGEESESADAVDDGIRGELEDLNIYAGKPHGEDVYATVLYSEADTDDLFEEVEGLRGNFDHYGTHVKTALYEARDGGRTAVVSIWDTQSAAETAAGFLSELPGIVSRAGEESGFGTMGMFYTVKPDYRDDFVEKFDTVGGVLADTEGHQDTDLMVNVEDENDMFIASQWSSREDAMGFFRSDAFRDTVQWGRDVLADRPRHVFLA, encoded by the coding sequence ATGCCAGAGGCCCCACCGACGGACGAGGGTTGGTACGCCCTGCACGACTTCCGAACCGTGGACTGGGACGCGTGGCGCGACGCCCCCGGGCGAGAACGGGACCGCGCCGTGGGCGAGGGCGTCGAGTACCTCCGCGCGCACGAGGCCGTCGAGGACGCCGCCGAGGGCGACTCGGCCGTCTTCTCGGTGCTCGGTCACAAGGCGGACCTCCTCGTCGTCCACTTCCGGCCGACGCTGGACGACCTCTCGCGGGCGGAACGGCAGTTCGAGCGCACCGCCTTGGCGTCGTACACCGAGCAGACCGACTCCTACGTCTCGGTCACCGAGGTGTCGGGGTACGTCTCGCGGGAGTACTTCGAGGATGAGGACGCCGACATCGACGAGGGCCTCCGCCGCTACATCGAGGGGAAACTCACGCCCGAGATTCCGGAGGACCAGTACGTCTCGTTCTATCCGATGTCGAAGCGCCGCGGCGAGACGCACAACTGGTACGACCTCGCCTTCGAGAAGCGCGCGGAGATGATGTCCGAACACGGCGACACCGGACGAGACTACGCCGGGAAGATAAACCAGGTCATCGCCTCCTCCGTCGGCTTCGACGACTACGAGTGGGGCGTGACGCTGTTCGCCGAGGACCCCGCCGACATAAAGGACATCGTCTACGAGATGCGCTTCGACGAGGCGTCCTCGAAGTACGGCGAGTTCGGGCAGTTCTACGTCGGCCGCCGGTTCCCGCCCGCGGACCTCGGCGCCTACCTCGAAGGCGAGTCCGTCCCCACCGAGGGCGCGGGCGACTCCCCTCACGGGTCCCACCCGGAGGGCGAACCCGGCCACGGCCACGGGTCGGCCCACGGCCACGCCCACGGCGACGGCCCGCACGACGGCGGTCACGGCGGCGCGCACGGCGGCGGCGGCGGCCACGCCCACGGCGACGCGCCGCACGGCGAGTCGGCCGGCGAGGAGAGCGAGAGCGCCGACGCCGTCGACGACGGCATCCGCGGCGAACTGGAGGACCTGAACATCTACGCCGGCAAGCCGCACGGCGAGGACGTGTACGCGACGGTGCTGTACTCGGAGGCGGACACCGACGACCTGTTCGAGGAGGTGGAGGGCCTGCGCGGCAACTTCGACCACTACGGCACGCACGTCAAGACGGCGCTGTACGAGGCCCGCGACGGCGGCCGGACGGCCGTCGTCTCCATCTGGGACACGCAGTCGGCCGCCGAGACGGCCGCCGGGTTCCTCTCGGAACTCCCCGGCATCGTCTCCCGCGCGGGCGAGGAGTCCGGGTTCGGGACGATGGGGATGTTCTACACCGTCAAACCCGACTACAGGGACGATTTCGTCGAGAAGTTCGACACCGTCGGCGGCGTCCTCGCCGACACCGAGGGTCACCAGGACACCGACCTGATGGTGAACGTCGAGGACGAGAACGACATGTTCATCGCCAGTCAGTGGAGTTCCCGCGAGGACGCGATGGGCTTCTTCCGGTCTGACGCCTTCCGCGACACGGTTCAGTGGGGCCGCGACGTCCTCGCCGACCGACCGCGGCACGTCTTCCTCGCGTAA
- a CDS encoding site-2 protease family protein — MNTLVWVLLGILAYSAAALLLRRYGLLPSSVSIQGPFTTIHTKRGRDFIDWIATPKRFWRAWTNFGLGVTLIIMVGMFLFLLLQGLFILQNPPAPSAVNQPQNFLVIPGVNDFLPLSVAPEIVLGLLVGLVVHEGGHGILCRVEGIDIESMGLFLFTLLPLGAFVQPDEESQRNADRGGKTRMFAAGVTNNFAVTIVAFALLFGPVIGSIAVAPGMAVQGSYDGSSAAAAGIAQGDRITGVGGTPVSNESSLDAALAATDERTLQVELNGGDSAADRETRTVSVRRSLIVAGSVAGNPANLSVGEEPITVSQVNGTPVHTQSGFSEAVGGSKFASLTTSRGTVTIPIGAYVTQVSGDGPLANAGAPTDGSVIVTAIDGERVTSSSDLDRVLDGTRPGETVPVELYDDGGLSTYEVTLGENPNDGGGFLGVGLFPGTSGLLLTDFGVQSYPAGTYVALLGGDGGPGASSVAGALASSPLSAVYVALILPLASLVLGIPNFPGFTASVTNFYSVTGPLGFLGSNVFLLANVCFWMAWINLQLGMFNCIPGYPLDGGRILRTSAEAIVSRLPVSEPYTVVRTITTGVGVTMLLSLLLLVFGPTMLN; from the coding sequence ATGAATACCCTAGTGTGGGTTCTCCTCGGTATCCTGGCGTACTCCGCCGCCGCCCTCCTCCTGCGTCGGTACGGTCTGCTTCCCTCCTCGGTCAGTATCCAAGGCCCGTTCACGACCATACACACGAAGCGCGGGCGCGACTTCATCGACTGGATCGCCACGCCCAAGCGCTTCTGGCGGGCGTGGACGAACTTCGGCCTCGGCGTCACCCTCATCATCATGGTGGGGATGTTCCTCTTCTTGCTCCTGCAGGGGCTGTTCATCCTGCAGAACCCGCCGGCTCCTTCGGCCGTCAATCAGCCGCAGAACTTCCTCGTCATCCCCGGCGTCAACGACTTCCTCCCCCTGTCGGTCGCCCCCGAAATCGTGCTCGGCCTCCTCGTCGGACTCGTCGTCCACGAGGGGGGTCACGGTATCCTCTGCCGCGTCGAGGGCATCGACATCGAGTCGATGGGTCTCTTCCTGTTCACGCTTCTCCCCCTCGGCGCGTTCGTCCAACCCGACGAGGAGAGCCAGCGCAACGCCGACCGCGGCGGCAAGACGCGGATGTTCGCCGCGGGCGTGACGAACAACTTCGCGGTCACCATCGTCGCGTTCGCCCTCCTCTTCGGTCCCGTCATCGGCTCTATCGCCGTCGCGCCGGGGATGGCGGTGCAGGGCTCCTACGACGGGTCGTCCGCCGCCGCGGCGGGAATCGCACAGGGCGACCGCATCACGGGCGTCGGCGGGACGCCCGTGAGCAACGAGTCCTCGCTGGACGCGGCGCTCGCCGCGACGGACGAGCGAACTTTACAGGTCGAACTGAACGGCGGTGACAGCGCCGCGGACCGCGAGACGCGGACGGTATCCGTCCGGCGGTCGCTCATCGTCGCCGGGTCCGTCGCCGGCAACCCGGCGAACCTCTCGGTCGGCGAGGAGCCGATAACCGTCTCGCAGGTGAACGGCACGCCCGTCCACACGCAGTCGGGCTTCTCCGAGGCCGTCGGAGGGAGCAAGTTCGCCAGCCTCACCACCTCGCGCGGCACGGTCACCATCCCCATCGGCGCGTACGTCACGCAGGTGTCCGGGGACGGGCCGCTGGCGAACGCGGGCGCGCCGACGGACGGCAGCGTCATCGTCACCGCCATCGACGGCGAACGCGTGACCTCCTCGTCGGACTTAGATAGGGTTCTGGACGGGACGAGGCCCGGCGAGACGGTGCCCGTCGAACTCTACGACGACGGCGGCCTGTCGACGTACGAGGTGACGCTCGGTGAGAACCCCAACGACGGCGGCGGGTTCCTCGGCGTCGGCCTCTTCCCGGGGACGAGCGGACTGCTCCTCACCGACTTCGGCGTGCAGTCGTACCCCGCGGGCACCTACGTCGCCCTCCTCGGCGGCGACGGCGGCCCCGGCGCGTCGAGCGTCGCCGGCGCGCTCGCCTCCTCGCCGCTCAGCGCGGTGTACGTGGCGCTCATCCTGCCGCTCGCGTCGCTCGTCCTCGGCATCCCGAACTTCCCCGGCTTCACGGCCAGCGTCACCAACTTCTACTCGGTGACCGGACCGCTCGGCTTCCTCGGGTCGAACGTCTTCCTCCTCGCCAACGTCTGCTTCTGGATGGCGTGGATCAACCTCCAACTCGGGATGTTCAACTGCATCCCCGGCTACCCGCTCGACGGGGGACGCATCCTCAGAACCAGCGCCGAAGCCATCGTCTCGCGACTGCCCGTCTCCGAACCGTACACCGTCGTCCGCACCATCACCACGGGCGTCGGCGTCACGATGCTGCTGTCGCTGCTCTTGCTCGTGTTCGGGCCGACGATGCTGAACTAG
- a CDS encoding molybdopterin synthase translates to MHVLGAVGPGAASLLERVAPRLDGRVATVESGDADDDSATPDGVETTYELGDDSWRAAGADADLERLLDDLSARHDYALLSGFPEAAVPTVSLGGADAADVVLEASDADEVDLDEAVAAAEAGEPHVTLSTLVERVKRSPRADRAGAIATFTGRVRAKDDEDDARTTALTFEKYEGVAEEKMRAIESEIADRDGVYEVAMFHRTGVVGDGEDIVFVVVLAGHRGESFRAVEDGIDRLKDEVPIFKKETTVEEDFWVHDR, encoded by the coding sequence ATGCACGTGCTGGGAGCCGTCGGACCGGGGGCGGCGTCGCTCCTCGAACGGGTCGCCCCCCGTCTCGACGGCCGCGTGGCGACGGTCGAATCGGGAGACGCCGACGACGACTCGGCCACCCCGGACGGCGTCGAAACCACGTACGAACTCGGCGACGACTCGTGGCGCGCCGCGGGCGCCGACGCCGACCTCGAACGACTGCTGGACGACCTGTCGGCGCGGCACGACTACGCGCTGCTCTCGGGGTTCCCCGAGGCCGCCGTCCCGACCGTCTCCCTCGGCGGCGCGGACGCGGCGGACGTCGTCCTCGAAGCGTCCGACGCGGACGAGGTCGACCTCGACGAGGCGGTGGCCGCCGCCGAGGCGGGCGAACCGCACGTCACGCTGTCGACGCTCGTCGAACGGGTCAAGCGGTCGCCGCGCGCGGACCGCGCCGGCGCCATCGCGACGTTCACCGGACGCGTCCGCGCGAAGGACGACGAGGACGACGCGCGAACGACCGCGCTGACGTTCGAGAAGTACGAGGGCGTCGCCGAGGAGAAGATGCGAGCCATCGAGTCCGAGATAGCCGACCGCGACGGCGTCTACGAGGTGGCGATGTTCCACCGGACGGGCGTCGTCGGGGACGGCGAGGACATCGTCTTCGTCGTCGTCCTCGCGGGCCACCGCGGCGAGTCGTTCCGCGCCGTCGAAGACGGCATCGACCGCCTGAAAGACGAGGTGCCCATCTTCAAGAAGGAGACCACGGTCGAGGAGGACTTCTGGGTCCACGACCGGTGA